In Ctenopharyngodon idella isolate HZGC_01 chromosome 1, HZGC01, whole genome shotgun sequence, a single genomic region encodes these proteins:
- the LOC127511941 gene encoding hemopexin — translation MTVVFLSLYVCLALALSNAAPAHHDAMIKDAPERHLDPKGEDHHDAKLDRCKGIEFDAITPDEKGNTFFFKGDHLWKGFSGSAEISSSIFKELDDYHHLGHVDAAFRMHHQDDANVHDHIYFFLDDKVFSFYNYTLENGYPVEIQQEFPGIPSHLDAAVECPKGECITDSVLFFKGY, via the exons ATGACAGTGGTGTTTCTTTCTCTGTATGTATGCTTGGCTCTAGCTTTGAGCAACGCAGCTCCAGC ccaCCATGATGCCATGATAAAAG ATGCCCCTGAGAGACATTTAGATCCTAAAGGAGAGGACCACCATGATGCAAAACTTGACCGGTGTAAAGGCATTGAGTTTGATGCCATCACTCCCGATGAAAAAGGAAACACTTTCTTTTTCAAAG GTGACCATTTATGGAAAGGTTTCTCGGGATCAGCTGAGATCTCAAGCAGCATATTCAAAGAACTGGATGACTATCATCACCTGGGTCATGTTGATGCAGCCTTCCGCATGCACCATCAAGATGATGCCAATGTTCATGACCACATCTACTTTTTTCTG GATGACAAAGTCTTTAGCTTTTACAACTACACCCTTGAGAATGGCTACCCTGTAGAGATACAGCAGGAGTTTCCTGGTATCCCCAGCCACTTAGATGCTGCTGTTGAGTGTCCCAAAGGAGAGTGCATTACTGATTCAGTGCTGTTCTTCAAAGGTTATTGA